Part of the Roseobacter litoralis Och 149 genome, CCGCGGTCAGTTTGGGCAAGTAAAGCGCCTTGATCTCGTCGCTGGCATGGTGCTGCAGCGCTTCGATCTGGCCCTGCGCCATCAGCGGAGCGATCTGCAACGACAAACACGCACCACTCATCATCTCGTTCACAGCACTGGTCACCGCCATCGGCAAGGCCATGCCGCCAAATTCGGGATCTGCGGCCATGCCAACCCAGCCCCCTTGCGCGATGGCTCTCCATGCCACGTCAAAGCCGGGGGGCGTTCTGACCACGCCATTTTCAAGCCGCGCCGGATGCATGTCCCCGATGCGCTGCAAGGGGGCGAGCACCTCATCGCACAGCTTGCCCGCCTCAACCAGAACGGCCTGCGTGACATCCGGGGAGGCTGCCTCAAACATCGACGTGGCGGATACTTCATCAAATCCGACCACATTGTTCAGCAGGAAAGAAAATTCTTCGACGGGCGCGCGATATGGCATTGCGGGGTCTCCTCAAACGTACTGCTACCTTGGCAAGAGGCAGCACAGCTTATAAAGCGTCGCTACAGCATGGGCCGCCCGGTCCGGCACAGCAATAGAAACGCGGCGTCACAGGGTTTGATGAACACGACAGAGCCAACATGTCTGACGCCAACGCCGGATGGTATCGCGCAAGCAGCCGATCTGTTGCGCACGGGCGCGCTGGTCGCCTTTCCAACAGAAACGGTTTACGGCCTAGGGGCGGATGCACGCAATGGGCGCGCTGTTGCCGCCATTTTCGAGGCCAAGGGCAGGCCAAGTTTCAACCCACTGATTGTGCATGTTCTTGACGCAACGCATGCCCGGCGGTTCTGCCACTGGTCTGACACGGCGGAAAAGCTGGCGTCTGCCTTCTGGCCGGGCCCGTTAAGCCTTGTTCTGCCGCTCACCGAGGGCCATGGACTGTCATCACTTGTGAGCGCCGGGTTGTCTACGGTGGCCTTGCGGGTGCCCGCGCATCCCACAGCGCGCGCCTTACTACGCGCCTTTGACGGTCCCGTTGCCGCGCCCTCCGCAAACCCATCTGGCAAAATCAGCCCCACGACCGCCCAGCATGTGTCCGACGGGCTGGGTATGAGAGTTGGGGCAATTCTGGATGACGGGCCGTGCCGTGTAGGGCTGGAAAGCACAATCGTGGGTCTTGACGGGCCTGCCAGTCTCTTGCGGCCCGGCGGCCTGCCTGCCGAA contains:
- a CDS encoding L-threonylcarbamoyladenylate synthase, whose protein sequence is MNTTEPTCLTPTPDGIAQAADLLRTGALVAFPTETVYGLGADARNGRAVAAIFEAKGRPSFNPLIVHVLDATHARRFCHWSDTAEKLASAFWPGPLSLVLPLTEGHGLSSLVSAGLSTVALRVPAHPTARALLRAFDGPVAAPSANPSGKISPTTAQHVSDGLGMRVGAILDDGPCRVGLESTIVGLDGPASLLRPGGLPAEEIERVLGQKLSRETEGKISAPGQLMSHYAPNGRVRLNAQRAHDGEVFLGFGEMTCDLNLSPSGDLTEAASVLFDCLHQLDATGSAIAVAPIPRQGLGAAINDRLQRAAAPRP